Proteins encoded in a region of the Nocardia asteroides genome:
- the rplL gene encoding 50S ribosomal protein L7/L12: MANVDELLETFGNMTLLELSDFVKKFEEKFEVTAAAPVAVAAVGGAAAPAEAVEEQDEFDVVLEGAGDKKIQVIKVVREIVSGLGLKEAKDLVESAPKPILEKVAKDAAEAAKAKLEEAGAKVSVK; encoded by the coding sequence ATGGCCAACGTTGACGAACTGCTCGAGACCTTCGGCAACATGACCCTGCTCGAGCTGTCGGACTTCGTGAAGAAGTTCGAGGAGAAGTTCGAGGTCACCGCGGCTGCTCCGGTCGCCGTCGCCGCCGTCGGCGGTGCCGCTGCTCCGGCCGAGGCCGTCGAGGAGCAGGACGAGTTCGACGTCGTGCTCGAGGGCGCGGGCGACAAGAAGATCCAGGTCATCAAGGTGGTCCGCGAGATCGTCTCCGGCCTGGGCCTGAAGGAGGCCAAGGACCTCGTCGAGAGCGCTCCGAAGCCGATCCTGGAGAAGGTCGCGAAGGATGCCGCCGAGGCTGCCAAGGCGAAGCTGGAAGAGGCCGGCGCCAAGGTCTCGGTCAAGTAA
- the rplJ gene encoding 50S ribosomal protein L10 → MAKPEKVTAVEEIAEQFKSSTATVVTEYRGLSVGKLTELRRALGADATYSVAKNTLVKRAAAEAGVEGLDELFVGPTAITFITGEPVNAAKALKTFAKDNKALIIKGGYMDGAPLSVSEVERIADLETREVLLAKLAGALKGNLAKAAGLFNAPASQVARLAAALQEKKQAEEGATAAE, encoded by the coding sequence ATGGCAAAACCCGAGAAGGTCACCGCGGTCGAGGAGATCGCGGAGCAGTTCAAGAGCTCGACGGCCACCGTCGTCACGGAATACCGTGGCCTGTCGGTCGGCAAGCTCACCGAGCTGCGGCGCGCGCTCGGCGCCGACGCCACGTACTCCGTCGCCAAGAACACCCTGGTCAAGCGTGCCGCCGCCGAGGCGGGCGTGGAAGGCCTCGACGAGCTGTTCGTCGGACCGACCGCGATCACCTTCATCACCGGTGAGCCGGTCAACGCGGCCAAGGCCCTGAAGACCTTCGCGAAGGACAACAAGGCGCTCATCATCAAGGGCGGCTACATGGACGGCGCTCCGCTGTCCGTGTCCGAGGTCGAGCGGATCGCCGACCTGGAGACCCGCGAGGTGCTGCTGGCCAAGCTGGCCGGCGCGCTGAAGGGCAACCTCGCCAAGGCCGCTGGTCTGTTCAACGCTCCCGCTTCGCAGGTGGCCCGCTTGGCCGCCGCGCTGCAGGAGAAGAAGCAGGCCGAAGAAGGCGCGACTGCCGCCGAGTAA